One window of the Pseudomonas knackmussii B13 genome contains the following:
- a CDS encoding purine-cytosine permease family protein yields MSQSPSTPLIENHTVDYVPPAERHGRARDLFTLWFSTNIAPLPVVTGAMVVQVYHLDLLWGLLAIVLGHVLGGVGIALASAQGPQLGIPQMVQSRGQFGRYGALLIVFFTALIYVGFFISNIVLAGESIHGIAPSIPLPAGILLGALGATAIGVIGYRFIHTLNRIGTWVMGGALLAGFAYIFGHELPADFFTRGGFNLSGFLATLCLGIIWQISFSPYTSDYSRYLPASIGIAKPFFATFFGAVLGTSLSFSFGAVAVLATPEGTEAMAAVKQATGVFGPALMVLFLLNIISHNALNLYGAVLSIVTSIQTFASTWTPSVRLRVVLSSVVLGGSCLVALSASANFISQFIGLILTLLLVLVPWASINLIDFYLIKRGRYDIASIFRADGGIYGRVNPHAITAYFIGILVQLPFANTALYVGPYANYLSGVDLSWLAGLLVTCPLYYCLATRGQSSEGVQGVLGLAE; encoded by the coding sequence ATGTCCCAGTCCCCGTCCACCCCGCTCATCGAGAACCACACCGTCGACTACGTGCCGCCAGCCGAACGCCATGGTCGCGCGCGTGACCTGTTCACCCTGTGGTTCAGCACCAATATCGCTCCCCTGCCGGTGGTGACCGGCGCCATGGTCGTCCAGGTCTACCACCTGGACCTGCTCTGGGGCCTGCTGGCCATCGTCCTCGGCCATGTGCTGGGTGGCGTCGGCATTGCGCTGGCCTCGGCCCAGGGGCCACAACTGGGCATCCCGCAGATGGTCCAGAGCCGGGGCCAGTTCGGCCGCTACGGCGCGCTGCTGATCGTGTTCTTCACCGCGCTCATCTACGTCGGCTTCTTCATTTCCAACATCGTCCTGGCGGGCGAGTCGATCCACGGTATCGCCCCCTCGATACCGCTGCCCGCGGGCATCCTGCTCGGTGCGCTGGGTGCGACCGCCATCGGCGTGATCGGCTACCGCTTCATCCACACCCTCAACCGCATCGGTACCTGGGTGATGGGCGGCGCGTTGCTGGCCGGCTTCGCCTACATCTTCGGCCATGAGCTGCCGGCGGACTTCTTCACGCGGGGTGGCTTCAACCTCTCCGGCTTCCTCGCCACCCTGTGCCTGGGCATCATCTGGCAGATCAGCTTCTCTCCCTACACCTCGGACTACTCGCGCTACCTGCCTGCCAGCATCGGCATCGCAAAGCCGTTCTTCGCCACCTTCTTCGGCGCGGTGCTGGGCACCAGCCTCTCGTTCAGCTTCGGAGCGGTGGCGGTGCTGGCGACCCCGGAAGGCACCGAGGCGATGGCCGCCGTGAAACAGGCCACCGGCGTATTCGGCCCGGCGCTGATGGTGCTGTTCCTGCTCAACATCATCAGCCACAACGCCCTGAACCTGTATGGCGCGGTGCTCTCCATCGTCACCTCGATCCAGACCTTCGCCAGCACCTGGACGCCCAGCGTGCGACTGCGCGTGGTGCTGTCTTCCGTGGTGCTCGGTGGCAGTTGCCTGGTGGCGCTGAGCGCCTCGGCGAACTTCATCTCGCAGTTCATCGGGCTGATCCTGACCCTGCTGCTGGTCCTGGTGCCCTGGGCCTCGATCAACCTGATCGACTTCTACCTGATCAAGCGCGGCCGCTACGACATCGCCTCGATCTTCCGTGCCGACGGCGGCATCTACGGCCGGGTCAACCCGCACGCGATCACCGCCTACTTCATTGGCATCCTGGTGCAGCTGCCGTTCGCCAACACCGCGCTCTACGTCGGCCCGTACGCCAACTACCTGTCGGGCGTGGACCTGTCCTGGCTCGCCGGCCTGCTGGTGACCTGCCCGCTGTATTACTGCCTGGCGACCCGCGGCCAGTCGAGCGAAGGAGTACAGGGCGTGCTGGGCTTGGCCGAATAA
- a CDS encoding ABC transporter ATP-binding protein gives MSAVIQESAQPRTLVSLRNLNKHYGDFAAVDDINLEIQDGEFLTFLGSSGSGKSTTLSMLAGFETPSSGEILVEGKSLVNVPPHKRDIGMVFQRYSLFPHLSVRDNIGFPLDIRKLKGDDRERRVDAMLKLVQLEKFAHRRPAQLSGGQQQRVAIARALVYEPRILLMDEPLGALDKKLREDLQDELRHLHRRLGITIVYVTHDQEEAMRLSQRIAIFSHGKIVGLGSGYDLYQNPPNTFVASFLGNSNFLRVQAQGNAAARFENGVLGIRPTANLREGQELVLMVRPEKALALTAEQAAAQPLAAGWNEIGATVQEVVFLGESQTCSVVTAGGTPMTLKALSGTQPLHPGSPVRVRWAAADACVYSEWNESDLIKGAH, from the coding sequence ATGAGTGCCGTCATCCAAGAATCCGCACAGCCCCGCACCCTGGTCAGCCTGCGCAACCTGAACAAGCACTACGGCGACTTCGCCGCGGTGGACGACATCAACCTGGAGATCCAGGACGGCGAGTTCCTCACCTTCCTCGGCTCCAGCGGCTCGGGCAAGAGCACCACGCTGTCGATGCTGGCCGGCTTCGAGACGCCCAGCAGCGGCGAGATCCTGGTCGAAGGCAAGTCGCTGGTGAACGTGCCGCCGCACAAGCGCGACATCGGCATGGTGTTCCAGCGCTACTCGCTGTTCCCGCACCTGTCGGTGCGCGACAACATCGGTTTCCCGCTGGACATCCGCAAGCTGAAGGGCGACGACCGCGAGCGTCGTGTCGACGCCATGCTCAAGCTGGTGCAGCTGGAGAAGTTCGCCCATCGTCGCCCGGCGCAGCTTTCCGGTGGCCAGCAGCAGCGCGTAGCGATCGCCCGCGCGCTGGTCTACGAACCGCGCATCCTGCTGATGGACGAACCGCTCGGCGCGCTGGACAAGAAACTGCGCGAAGACCTGCAGGACGAGCTGCGTCACCTGCACCGTCGCCTGGGCATCACCATCGTCTACGTGACCCACGACCAGGAAGAAGCCATGCGCCTGTCGCAGCGCATCGCGATCTTCAGCCACGGCAAGATCGTCGGCCTGGGCAGCGGCTACGACCTCTACCAGAACCCGCCAAACACCTTCGTCGCGTCCTTCCTCGGCAACTCCAACTTCCTCCGCGTGCAGGCCCAGGGCAACGCCGCGGCGCGCTTCGAGAACGGCGTGCTGGGCATCCGCCCGACCGCCAACCTGCGCGAAGGCCAGGAGCTGGTGCTGATGGTCCGCCCGGAAAAAGCCCTTGCCCTGACCGCCGAACAGGCCGCCGCGCAGCCGCTGGCCGCCGGCTGGAACGAGATAGGCGCGACAGTGCAGGAAGTGGTGTTCCTCGGCGAAAGCCAGACCTGCAGCGTGGTTACCGCCGGCGGCACGCCGATGACCCTCAAGGCGCTGTCCGGCACCCAGCCGCTGCACCCGGGGAGCCCGGTGCGCGTGCGTTGGGCCGCGGCCGATGCCTGCGTCTACAGCGAGTGGAACGAGAGCGACCTGATCAAGGGCGCGCACTGA
- a CDS encoding ABC transporter permease yields the protein MLLSPNAMGPRLRGGLYLVTAAIALFLLLPIVFIVLLSFGSSQWLVFPPPGWTLKWYTQFFSNPEWMQAALASLKVAVLTTICAVALGMPTAFALVRGKFPGRELLYGLFTLPMIVPLVIIAVAVYALFLKLGYTGTLFAFVVSHVIVALPFTIISIINSLKLFDQSIEDAAVICGASRLQAVFKVTFPAIRPGLVAGGLFAFLVSWDEVVLSVMMASPTLQTLPVKMWTTLRQDLTPVIAVASTLLIGLSVLVMLAAAVLRRRNEVSA from the coding sequence ATGCTGCTCTCCCCCAATGCCATGGGCCCGCGCCTGCGCGGCGGGCTCTACCTGGTCACAGCGGCCATCGCCCTGTTCCTGCTGCTGCCCATCGTGTTCATCGTGCTGCTGTCGTTTGGTTCCTCGCAGTGGCTGGTGTTCCCGCCACCGGGCTGGACCCTGAAGTGGTACACGCAGTTCTTCTCCAACCCCGAGTGGATGCAGGCAGCCCTGGCCAGCCTCAAGGTCGCGGTGCTGACCACGATCTGCGCGGTGGCCCTCGGCATGCCGACCGCCTTCGCCTTGGTGCGTGGCAAGTTCCCCGGCCGCGAACTGCTCTACGGGCTGTTCACCCTGCCGATGATCGTGCCGTTGGTGATCATCGCCGTGGCGGTGTATGCGCTGTTCCTCAAGCTCGGCTACACCGGCACGCTGTTCGCCTTCGTGGTCAGCCACGTGATAGTCGCCCTGCCCTTCACCATCATCTCGATCATCAACTCGCTGAAGCTGTTCGATCAGTCGATCGAGGACGCGGCGGTGATCTGCGGCGCCTCGCGCCTGCAGGCGGTGTTCAAGGTGACCTTCCCGGCGATCCGCCCGGGCCTGGTCGCCGGCGGCCTGTTCGCCTTCCTCGTCTCCTGGGACGAGGTGGTGCTCAGCGTGATGATGGCCAGCCCGACCCTGCAGACCCTGCCGGTGAAGATGTGGACCACCCTGCGCCAGGACCTGACCCCGGTGATCGCCGTCGCCTCGACGCTGCTGATCGGCCTGTCCGTCCTGGTTATGCTCGCCGCCGCCGTGCTGCGCCGGCGCAATGAAGTCAGCGCCTGA
- a CDS encoding ABC transporter permease has product MAGQVKMTAAPHGRPATPVDGASRAADAVEKRSSMKPQQHSVSPWRGSAKLLPALLFLGLFFLAPLIGLLLRGVLEPTPGFENYAQLFANSAYSRVLFNTFAVGGLVTLISLLLGFPLAWAITLVPRGWGRWLLNIVLLSMWTSLLARTYSWLVLLQASGVINKVLMALGIIDQPLELVHNLTGVVIGMSYIMIPFIVLPLQATMAAIDPMVLQAGSICGASPWTNFFRVFLPLCRSGLFSGGLMVFVMSLGYYVTPALLGGAQNMMLPEFIVQQVQSFLNWGLASAAAALLILITLVLFYVYLKVQPESPVGASNAR; this is encoded by the coding sequence ATGGCTGGTCAAGTGAAGATGACGGCCGCTCCCCACGGCCGCCCTGCCACTCCCGTCGACGGCGCCTCGCGCGCCGCCGACGCGGTCGAAAAGAGGTCGTCGATGAAGCCGCAGCAGCACAGCGTTTCGCCTTGGCGCGGTTCGGCCAAGCTGCTGCCGGCCCTGCTGTTCCTCGGCCTGTTCTTCCTCGCCCCGCTGATCGGCCTGCTGCTGCGCGGCGTGCTCGAACCCACTCCGGGCTTTGAGAACTATGCCCAGCTGTTCGCCAACTCGGCCTATTCGCGGGTGCTGTTCAACACCTTCGCGGTTGGCGGCCTGGTCACCCTGATCAGTCTGCTGCTGGGCTTCCCGCTGGCCTGGGCGATCACCCTGGTGCCGCGCGGCTGGGGCCGCTGGCTGCTGAACATCGTGCTGCTGTCGATGTGGACCAGCCTGCTGGCGCGCACCTACTCCTGGCTGGTGTTGCTGCAGGCCTCAGGCGTCATCAACAAGGTGCTGATGGCCCTGGGCATCATCGACCAGCCGCTGGAACTGGTGCACAACCTTACCGGTGTGGTGATCGGCATGAGTTACATCATGATCCCGTTCATCGTCCTGCCACTGCAGGCGACCATGGCCGCCATAGACCCGATGGTGCTGCAAGCCGGCTCCATCTGCGGCGCCAGTCCGTGGACCAACTTCTTCCGGGTGTTCCTGCCGCTGTGCCGCTCAGGGCTGTTCTCCGGCGGCCTGATGGTCTTCGTCATGTCCCTGGGTTACTACGTCACCCCGGCGCTGCTCGGTGGCGCGCAGAACATGATGCTGCCGGAGTTCATCGTCCAGCAGGTGCAGTCCTTCCTGAACTGGGGCCTGGCCAGCGCCGCCGCGGCGTTGCTGATCCTGATCACCCTGGTGCTGTTCTACGTCTACCTGAAAGTGCAGCCGGAATCCCCGGTCGGCGCCAGCAACGCGAGGTAA
- a CDS encoding ABC transporter substrate-binding protein, with protein MVFKKRAVAAVLAASLGLAGAASAADSISFVSWGGTTQDAQKQAWAEPFSKASGITVVQDGPTDYGKLKAMVESGNVQWDVVDVEADFALRAASEGLLEPLDFNTVKRDRIDPRFISDHGVGSFYFSFVLGFNQGKVGGKAPQDWTALFDTKTYPGKRALYKWPSPGVLELALLADGVPADKLYPLDLDRAFKKLDTIKKDIVWWGGGAQSQQLLASGEATLGQFWNGRVYALQQDGAPVGVSWKQNLVMADFLVIPKGSKNKDAAMKFLAEASSAKGQADFANLTAYAPVNLDSVGQLKGDLAPNLPTAYAKDQITLDYAYWAKNGPAIAARWNEWLVK; from the coding sequence ATGGTGTTCAAGAAACGTGCAGTGGCAGCGGTACTCGCTGCCTCCCTGGGTCTGGCCGGCGCCGCCAGCGCAGCCGACAGCATCAGCTTCGTCAGCTGGGGTGGCACTACCCAGGACGCCCAGAAGCAGGCCTGGGCCGAGCCCTTCAGCAAGGCCAGCGGCATTACCGTGGTGCAGGACGGCCCTACCGACTACGGCAAGCTCAAGGCCATGGTCGAGAGCGGCAACGTGCAGTGGGACGTGGTCGACGTCGAGGCTGACTTCGCCCTTCGCGCCGCCAGCGAGGGCCTGCTGGAACCACTGGACTTCAATACCGTCAAGCGCGACCGCATCGACCCGCGCTTCATCTCCGACCATGGCGTCGGCTCCTTCTACTTCTCCTTCGTCCTGGGCTTCAACCAGGGAAAAGTCGGCGGCAAGGCGCCGCAGGACTGGACCGCGCTGTTCGACACCAAGACGTATCCGGGCAAGCGCGCGCTGTACAAGTGGCCGAGCCCCGGCGTGCTCGAACTGGCCCTGCTGGCCGACGGCGTGCCCGCCGACAAGCTCTATCCGCTGGACCTCGACCGCGCCTTCAAGAAGCTCGACACCATCAAGAAGGACATCGTCTGGTGGGGCGGCGGCGCCCAATCCCAGCAACTGCTGGCCTCCGGCGAAGCGACCCTCGGCCAGTTCTGGAACGGCCGCGTCTACGCCCTGCAGCAGGACGGCGCCCCGGTCGGCGTGAGCTGGAAGCAGAACCTGGTCATGGCCGATTTCCTGGTCATTCCCAAGGGCTCGAAGAACAAGGACGCGGCCATGAAATTCCTGGCCGAAGCCAGCAGCGCCAAGGGCCAGGCCGACTTCGCCAACCTGACCGCCTATGCCCCGGTCAACCTCGACAGTGTCGGCCAGCTCAAGGGCGATCTCGCCCCCAACCTGCCGACGGCCTACGCTAAGGATCAGATCACCCTCGATTACGCGTACTGGGCCAAGAACGGCCCGGCCATCGCGGCACGGTGGAACGAATGGCTGGTCAAGTGA
- the ribBA gene encoding bifunctional 3,4-dihydroxy-2-butanone-4-phosphate synthase/GTP cyclohydrolase II: MPFNTTQEIIEDFRQGRMVLLVDDEDRENEGDLLLAAEFCNAEAINFMAREARGLICLTLTEEHCLRLGLEQMVPSNGSAYSTAFTVSIEAATGVTTGISAADRARTVQVAVAPGARAEDLVQPGHIFPLRAREGGVLTRAGHTEAGCDLARLAGLTPASVIVEVMNDDGSMARRPELEAFARQHGIKIGTIADLIHYRLSTEHTVQRIGERELPTVHGTFRLVTFEDRIEGGVHMAMVMGEITHDEPTLVRVHVIDPLRDLVGAEYAGPKNWTLWAALQRVAEEGRGVVIVLANHESSQALLERVPQLTQPSRPFTRSQSRIYSEVGTGAQILQDLGVGKLRHLGPPLKYAGLTGYGLEVVESVPFDDWKPASEA, translated from the coding sequence ATGCCGTTCAACACCACCCAAGAAATCATCGAAGACTTCCGCCAGGGCCGCATGGTGCTGCTGGTGGATGACGAAGACCGCGAGAACGAGGGCGACCTACTGCTGGCCGCCGAGTTCTGCAACGCCGAAGCTATCAACTTCATGGCCCGCGAGGCGCGCGGACTGATCTGCCTGACGCTGACCGAGGAGCACTGCCTGCGCCTGGGCCTCGAACAGATGGTACCGAGCAATGGCAGCGCCTATTCCACGGCCTTCACGGTATCCATCGAAGCCGCGACCGGCGTGACCACCGGCATCTCCGCGGCCGACCGCGCGCGCACCGTGCAGGTGGCGGTAGCGCCGGGCGCCCGCGCCGAAGACCTGGTGCAGCCCGGTCACATCTTCCCGTTGCGCGCCCGCGAGGGCGGCGTGCTCACCCGCGCCGGGCATACCGAGGCCGGCTGCGACCTGGCACGCCTGGCCGGGCTGACACCGGCGTCGGTGATCGTCGAAGTGATGAACGACGACGGCAGCATGGCCCGCCGCCCCGAACTGGAAGCCTTCGCCCGGCAGCACGGGATCAAGATCGGCACCATCGCCGACCTCATCCACTACCGCCTGAGCACCGAGCACACCGTGCAGCGCATCGGCGAACGCGAGCTGCCAACCGTGCACGGCACCTTCCGCCTGGTCACCTTCGAGGACCGCATCGAAGGTGGCGTACACATGGCCATGGTGATGGGCGAGATCACCCACGACGAGCCGACGCTGGTGCGCGTCCACGTGATCGACCCGCTGCGCGACCTGGTCGGCGCCGAGTACGCCGGGCCGAAGAACTGGACCCTGTGGGCGGCGCTGCAACGCGTGGCCGAGGAAGGCCGCGGCGTGGTGATAGTCCTGGCCAACCACGAATCCTCGCAGGCCCTCCTGGAGCGCGTACCGCAGCTGACCCAGCCGAGCCGGCCGTTCACCCGATCGCAGTCGCGCATCTATTCGGAAGTCGGCACCGGCGCGCAAATCCTCCAGGACCTCGGAGTCGGCAAGCTGCGCCACCTGGGGCCGCCGCTGAAGTACGCCGGTCTTACGGGCTACGGCCTGGAAGTCGTGGAAAGCGTGCCTTTCGACGACTGGAAGCCAGCCAGCGAGGCATGA
- a CDS encoding DUF1330 domain-containing protein, giving the protein MKAYWIAHVDVTDPDQYSQYTSRAPAAFARYGGRMLARGGRSQAMEGRETPQRSVVIEFDSYEQALACYHSAEYQEACAKRQGAAKAEVIIVEGVEP; this is encoded by the coding sequence ATGAAGGCCTACTGGATCGCCCATGTGGACGTAACCGACCCTGATCAGTACAGCCAATACACGAGCCGCGCGCCTGCCGCGTTCGCCCGGTACGGAGGCCGAATGCTCGCTCGCGGCGGCCGCTCCCAGGCGATGGAAGGGCGCGAGACACCGCAGCGCAGCGTGGTGATCGAGTTCGATTCCTACGAGCAGGCGCTGGCCTGCTACCACTCGGCGGAATACCAGGAAGCCTGCGCCAAGCGGCAGGGCGCAGCGAAGGCCGAGGTGATCATCGTCGAGGGGGTGGAGCCTTGA
- a CDS encoding NUDIX hydrolase, which translates to MPAPRFCPQCGGDRMERRQPPGDTHERLMCGGCGYIHYENPKVIAGCIIERDGRYLLCQRAIPPRPGTWTLPAGFMESGETTEQAALREVWEESGVRAEILSPYSIFSVPRISEVYIIFRAQVLEIADEFGPETLDRRFFAPEEIPWEQIYYPAIRQILERYIEERQAGVYGIYMGNDDCGKIHFIR; encoded by the coding sequence ATGCCTGCGCCGCGCTTCTGCCCGCAATGCGGCGGCGACCGGATGGAACGTCGCCAGCCGCCCGGGGACACCCATGAGCGGCTGATGTGCGGCGGCTGCGGCTACATCCACTACGAGAACCCCAAGGTCATCGCCGGCTGCATCATCGAGCGCGATGGCCGTTATCTCCTGTGCCAGCGAGCCATCCCTCCGCGCCCCGGCACCTGGACCCTGCCCGCCGGTTTCATGGAAAGCGGCGAAACCACCGAGCAGGCGGCCCTGCGCGAAGTCTGGGAAGAAAGCGGCGTGCGCGCGGAGATCCTTTCGCCCTACTCCATCTTCAGCGTGCCGAGAATCAGCGAGGTGTACATCATCTTCCGCGCCCAGGTCCTGGAGATCGCCGACGAATTCGGCCCGGAGACCCTGGACCGGCGCTTCTTCGCCCCCGAGGAAATCCCCTGGGAGCAGATCTACTACCCGGCGATCCGGCAGATCCTCGAGCGCTACATCGAGGAGCGGCAGGCAGGGGTGTACGGCATCTACATGGGCAACGACGACTGCGGGAAGATCCACTTCATCCGCTGA
- a CDS encoding GntR family transcriptional regulator — MKRLPLDDSFKVNRNPVTLREIVLDKLRGAILNFQLLPGDRLVERDLCDRLGVSRTSVREALRHLESEGLVEFADAKGPRVAIITLEDACDIYELRCVLEGMIVQLFTLNAKAKDIRALERALDENREALETGDLQQVLDSVQGFYDVLLEGSGNRIAATQLRQLQARISYLRATSVSQANRRGASNQEMEKIVAAIKSGDPLAAHQASVDHVRAAAKVALDYLKSKQEEGGKVRDIATPIVIKEPRIGR; from the coding sequence ATGAAACGCTTGCCCCTCGACGATAGCTTCAAGGTCAACCGCAACCCCGTGACCCTGCGCGAGATTGTGCTGGACAAGCTGCGCGGCGCCATCCTCAACTTCCAATTGCTGCCGGGCGACCGCCTGGTCGAGCGCGACCTCTGCGACCGCCTGGGCGTCAGCCGTACCTCGGTACGCGAAGCGCTGCGCCATCTGGAGTCCGAGGGCCTGGTCGAATTCGCCGACGCCAAGGGTCCGCGCGTCGCCATCATCACCCTGGAAGACGCCTGCGACATCTACGAGCTGCGCTGCGTGCTCGAGGGCATGATCGTCCAGCTGTTCACCCTGAACGCCAAGGCCAAGGACATCCGCGCCCTGGAGCGCGCCCTCGACGAGAACCGCGAGGCGCTCGAAACCGGCGACCTGCAGCAGGTTCTGGATTCGGTGCAGGGCTTCTACGACGTACTGCTGGAAGGCTCGGGCAACCGCATCGCGGCCACCCAGCTGCGCCAGCTGCAGGCGCGCATCAGCTACCTGCGCGCCACCTCGGTATCCCAGGCCAACCGCCGCGGTGCAAGCAACCAGGAGATGGAAAAGATCGTCGCGGCGATCAAGAGCGGCGACCCGCTGGCAGCGCACCAAGCCTCGGTGGACCACGTGCGCGCGGCGGCAAAGGTGGCACTGGACTACTTGAAGTCCAAGCAGGAAGAGGGTGGCAAGGTCCGCGACATCGCCACCCCCATCGTCATCAAAGAGCCGCGCATAGGGCGCTGA
- a CDS encoding carboxymuconolactone decarboxylase family protein, translating to MSNEKYEKGLAIRTQVLGEAYVNRSIQNADDFSKPLQELVTEYCWGHVWGREGLSLKERSMINLAMISALNRPHELKLHIRGALRNGLSREQIREILLQVGIYCGVPAAVDSFRIAREAFAEAEAEAQS from the coding sequence ATGAGCAACGAGAAATACGAGAAGGGCCTGGCGATCCGCACCCAGGTGCTGGGCGAGGCCTACGTGAACCGCTCGATCCAGAACGCCGACGATTTCAGCAAGCCCCTGCAGGAGCTAGTCACAGAGTACTGCTGGGGCCACGTCTGGGGCCGCGAGGGCTTATCGCTCAAGGAACGCAGCATGATAAACTTGGCGATGATTTCGGCCCTCAACCGGCCGCACGAACTGAAGCTGCACATCCGAGGCGCCCTGCGCAACGGCCTGAGCCGCGAGCAGATTCGCGAGATCCTGCTCCAGGTCGGCATCTACTGCGGTGTGCCGGCGGCAGTCGACAGCTTCCGCATCGCCCGCGAGGCCTTCGCCGAGGCCGAGGCCGAAGCCCAGAGCTGA
- a CDS encoding flavin reductase family protein: MIEPGIYKEVMGSFPSGVTVVTTLDADGEIVGITASAFSALSIDPALVLFCPNYASDTYPILRDSKQFAIHLLCADQQAEAYAFAKKGKDKAKGIDWHLSELGNPLLAKATAIIECELWREYDGGDHAIIVGAVKNLILPEQEVVPMIYHRGKLGALPQIT, encoded by the coding sequence ATGATCGAACCCGGAATCTACAAGGAAGTCATGGGCTCCTTCCCGTCGGGCGTCACCGTGGTCACCACGCTGGATGCCGATGGTGAGATCGTCGGTATCACCGCCAGCGCGTTCAGCGCGTTGTCGATCGACCCGGCGCTGGTGCTGTTCTGCCCGAACTACGCCTCCGACACCTACCCGATCCTGCGCGACAGCAAGCAGTTCGCCATCCATCTGCTGTGCGCCGACCAGCAGGCCGAGGCCTACGCTTTCGCCAAGAAGGGCAAGGACAAGGCCAAGGGCATCGACTGGCACTTGAGCGAGCTGGGCAACCCGCTGCTGGCCAAGGCCACGGCGATCATCGAGTGCGAGCTGTGGCGCGAGTACGACGGCGGCGACCACGCGATCATCGTCGGAGCGGTCAAGAACCTGATCCTGCCCGAGCAGGAGGTGGTGCCGATGATTTACCACCGCGGCAAGCTCGGTGCCTTGCCGCAGATCACCTGA
- a CDS encoding aldehyde dehydrogenase, producing MTLARFQMCIDGQWVDALSGKTFESLDPSSAKPWAELPDAAEEDVERAVQAAQKAFENPAWRKLSATARGKLLRRLGDLIAENKEHLAQLESRDNGKLIRETRGQVGYLPEFFHYTAGLADKLEGGTLPLDKPDLFAYTVHEPLGVVAGIIPWNSPLYLTAIKLAPALAAGNTIVLKPSEHASATILELARLALEAGIPAGVVNVVTGFGPSTGAALTRHPLVRKIAFTGGAATARHVVRSSAENFAKLSLELGGKSPNIIFADADLDSAINGAVAGIYAATGQSCVAGSRLLVQEEIYDEFVSRLIERAKRIRIGNPQDDASEMGPMATAQQLAVVEGLVAAANAEGARLLMGGKRPEGKGDGWYYEPTLFACDSHSMRIMQEEVFGPVASVIPFKDEAEALALANDSQYGLAAGIWTRDLGRAHRLARDVRSGIIWVNTYRAVSAMAPIGGFHQSGYGRESGIDSVLAYTELKTVWINLSQAPMPDPFVMR from the coding sequence ATGACACTCGCCCGCTTCCAGATGTGCATCGACGGCCAATGGGTCGATGCACTTTCCGGCAAGACCTTCGAAAGCCTCGACCCGTCCAGCGCCAAGCCCTGGGCCGAGCTGCCCGACGCCGCCGAAGAGGACGTCGAGCGCGCCGTGCAGGCCGCGCAGAAGGCCTTCGAGAACCCCGCCTGGCGCAAGCTCAGCGCCACCGCCCGCGGCAAGCTGCTACGCCGCCTGGGCGACCTGATCGCCGAGAACAAGGAACACCTGGCCCAGCTGGAAAGCCGCGACAACGGCAAGCTGATCCGTGAGACCCGCGGCCAGGTCGGCTATCTGCCGGAGTTCTTCCACTACACCGCGGGTCTGGCCGACAAGCTCGAAGGCGGCACCCTGCCGCTCGACAAGCCGGACCTGTTCGCCTACACGGTGCACGAGCCGCTGGGCGTGGTCGCCGGGATCATCCCCTGGAACAGCCCGCTGTACCTCACCGCGATCAAGCTGGCCCCGGCGCTGGCCGCCGGCAACACCATCGTGCTCAAGCCCTCCGAGCACGCCTCGGCGACCATCCTCGAACTGGCACGCCTGGCCCTCGAAGCCGGGATCCCGGCGGGAGTGGTCAACGTGGTCACCGGCTTCGGCCCCAGCACCGGCGCAGCACTGACCCGCCATCCACTGGTGCGCAAGATCGCCTTCACCGGCGGCGCCGCCACCGCGCGCCACGTGGTACGCAGCAGCGCGGAAAACTTCGCCAAGCTGTCCCTGGAACTGGGCGGCAAGTCGCCGAACATCATCTTCGCCGACGCTGACCTGGACAGCGCCATCAACGGTGCTGTCGCCGGAATCTACGCCGCCACCGGGCAGAGCTGCGTGGCCGGCTCGCGCCTGCTGGTGCAGGAAGAGATCTACGACGAATTCGTTTCCCGCCTGATCGAGCGCGCCAAGCGCATCCGCATCGGCAACCCGCAGGACGACGCCAGCGAGATGGGCCCCATGGCCACCGCGCAGCAACTCGCCGTGGTCGAAGGCCTGGTGGCCGCGGCCAACGCCGAGGGTGCACGCCTGCTGATGGGCGGCAAGCGTCCCGAGGGCAAGGGCGATGGCTGGTATTACGAGCCGACCCTGTTCGCCTGCGACAGCCACTCCATGCGCATCATGCAGGAAGAGGTCTTCGGCCCCGTCGCATCGGTCATCCCGTTCAAGGATGAAGCCGAAGCCCTGGCCCTGGCCAACGACTCGCAGTACGGCCTGGCCGCCGGCATCTGGACCCGCGACCTAGGCCGCGCCCATCGCCTGGCGCGCGACGTGCGCTCGGGAATCATCTGGGTCAACACCTACCGCGCGGTCTCGGCCATGGCGCCGATCGGCGGCTTCCACCAGAGCGGCTACGGCCGCGAGAGCGGCATCGACTCGGTGCTGGCCTACACCGAACTGAAGACGGTGTGGATCAACCTCTCGCAGGCGCCTATGCCCGACCCCTTCGTGATGCGTTGA